In one Salvelinus sp. IW2-2015 linkage group LG26, ASM291031v2, whole genome shotgun sequence genomic region, the following are encoded:
- the LOC111952212 gene encoding leucine-rich repeat neuronal protein 2-like: MLRVSMVLLKRQLILWVWVSSALVVYSLPWRVSCPTGCVCQMKPWFSPQSVSCEASTVDCNNLFLTQLPSPLPPDTHTLRLQSNLLSALEIPLLHTLPNLTELDLSQNRFSCVRTLTLIQPQAASLPSLLSLHLEENQLWFLPPASFSSLPALQELFLSHNRLFYLAPGAFSGLGFLLRLHLNNNYLTSIEPRWFTPLPRLQVLMLGGNPVEVLPDRGFQDLGSLHSLVLGGMGLKGLTERALEGLDSLESLSFYDNLLTTVPTQALRRIPGLKFLDLNKNPLSVVQTGDFRDLVHLTELGLNNMEELVAIERAAMENLPELTKLEITNNPRLSYIHPQAFLRLGRLESLMLNSNALSALHQHTVLSLPSLREVSLYSNPLRCDCLFRWVAKEQPHTDTQMPQAVRFIQPQATLCSEPPELRARSVREVSITEMSASCLPLIPPGILPHYMGVREGERLALHCRALAEPQPTIYWVTPSGMRLGPSNHTHSTKPASSQTSSYHSPSPSRASGNASVLTPSSPSSTAYRLLPEGTLEIVMVTAREAGLYTCVAENTLGADTHSVTVGVQGQGRGGLRHRMLEGRG; this comes from the coding sequence ATGCTGAGGGTGTCAATGGTCCTACTGAAGAGGCAGCTGATCCTGTGGGTGTGGGTGTCCAGTGCTCTAGTAGTCTATTCCCTGCCATGGCGGGTCTCCTGCccgacagggtgtgtgtgtcagatgaaGCCCTGGTTCTCCCCCCAGTCAGTGTCCTGCGAGGCTTCTACTGTGGACTGTAACAACCTGTTCCTAACCcaactcccctctcctctgcccccagacacacacaccctccgtCTGCAGAGTAACCTGCTGTCTGCCCTGGAGATACCACTCTTACACACACTCCCCAACCTCACCGAGTTGGACCTGTCTCAGAACCGCTTCAGCTGTGTtagaaccctaaccttaatccagCCCCAGGCTGCCTCCCTGCCCTCCCTACTCTCCTTGCACCTAGAGGAGAACCAGCTCTGGTTCCTGCCccctgcctccttctcctccctgccCGCCCTACAGGAGCTTTTCCTCAGCCACAACCGGCTGTTCTACCTGGCTCCTGGAGCATTCTCCGGCCTGGGCTTCCTGCTGCGCCTGCACCTCAACAACAACTACCTGACCTCAATTGAGCCCCGCTGGTTCACTCCCCTGCCCCGCCTCCAGGTGCTGATGCTGGGGGGAAACCCAGTGGAGGTCCTCCCTGACCGGGGATTCCAGGACCTGGGGTCTCTACACAGCCTGGTGCTGGGGGGCATGGGGCTGAAGGGGCTGACTGAGAGGGCCCTGGAGGGGCTGGACAGTCTGGAGAGCCTGTCCTTCTATGACAACCTCCTCACCACCGTCCCCACACAGGCTCTGAGGAGGATCCCGGGCCTCAAGTTCCTGGACCTGAACAAGAACCCTCTGAGTGTGGTTCAGACAGGGGACTTCAGGGACCTggtccacctgacagagctgggtctGAACAACATGGAGGAGCTGGTGGCCATCGAGAGGGCAGCCATGGAGAACCTGCCTGAGCTCACAAAGCTGGAGATCACCAACAACCCCCGGCTGTCCTACATCCACCCCCAGGCCTTCCTTCGGTTGGGCCGGCTAGAAAGTCTGATGCTCAACTCCAACGCTCTGAGCGCTCTGCACCAACACACTGTCCTGTCTCTGCCCAGCCTGAGGGAGGTCAGCCTGTACTCCAACCCCCTCCGCTGTGACTGCCTGTTCCGTTGGGTGGCTAAGGAGCAAcctcacacagatacacagatgccGCAGGCTGTGAGGTTTATCCAGCCCCAGGCCACGTTGTGTTCTGAGCCTCCAGAGCTGAGGGCTCGTAGTGTGAGGGAGGTGTCAATCACCGAGATGTCAGCCTCCTGCCTACCCCTCATCCCCCCTGGTATCCTTCCTCACTAcatgggggtgagagagggggagaggctgGCTCTGCACTGTCGCGCACTGGCAGAGCCTCAGCCCACAATCTATTGGGTCACTCCTTCTGGAATGAGACTAGGACCATCCAACCACACCCACAGCACCAAGCCTGCATCCAGCCAGACATCCTCTTACCATTCCCCATCACCCAGCCGAGCATCTGGTAATGCCTCAGTCctcaccccttcctctccctcctccactgccTACCGGCTACTGCCAGAGGGGACATTGGAGATTGTCATGGTAACGGCCCGGGAGGCGGGTCTGTACACCTGTGTGGCTGAGAATACACTTGGGGCCGACACTCACAGTGTGACTGTAGGGGTGCAGGGGCAAGGGAGGGGGGGTTTGAGGCACCGGATGttggaggggagaggatag